In one window of Tursiops truncatus isolate mTurTru1 chromosome 5, mTurTru1.mat.Y, whole genome shotgun sequence DNA:
- the MOB1B gene encoding MOB kinase activator 1B isoform X2 — protein MSFLFGSRSSKTFKPKKNIPEGSHQYELLKHAEATLGSGNLRMAVMLPEGEDLNEWVAVNTVDFFNQINMLYGTITDFCTEESCPVMSAGPKYEYHWADGTNIKKPIKCSAPKYIDYLMTWVQDQLDDETLFPSKIGVPFPKNFMSVAKTILKRLFRVYAHIYHQHFDPVIQLQEEAHLNTSFKHFIFFVQEFNLIDRRELAPLQELIEKLTSKDR, from the exons TGGTAGTCGCTCCTCTAAAACGTTTAAACCAAAGAAGAACATACCAGAGGGTTCTCACCAGTATGAGCTCTTAAAGCATGCAGAGGCCACACTGGGCAGTGGAAACCTCCGGATGGCTGTCATGCTTCCTGAGGGGGAAGATCTAAATGAGTGGGTTGCAGTGAACA CTGTAGATTTCTTCAATCAGATCAACATGCTTTATGGAACAATCACAGATTTTTGTACAGAAGAAAGTTGTCCAGTGATGTCAGCTGGCCCAAA ATATGAGTATCATTGGGCAGATGGAACAAACATAAAGAAGCCTATTAAGTGCTCTGCACCAAAGTACATTGATTACCTGATGACTTGGGTTCAGGACCAGTTGGATGATGAGACATTATTTCCATCAAAAATTG GTGTCCCGTTTCCGAAGAATTTCATGTCTGTGGCAAAAACTATACTCAAACGCCTCTTTAGGGTTTATGCTCACATTTATCATCAGCATTTTGACCCTGTCATCCAGCTGCAGGAGGAAGCACATCTCAATACATCTTTcaagcactttattttttttgtccag GAATTCAACCTTATTGACAGAAGAGAACTTGCACCACTCCAGGAACTGATCGAAAAACTCACCTCAAAGGACAGATAA
- the MOB1B gene encoding MOB kinase activator 1B isoform X1, which yields MSFLFGSRSSKTFKPKKNIPEGSHQYELLKHAEATLGSGNLRMAVMLPEGEDLNEWVAVNTVDFFNQINMLYGTITDFCTEESCPVMSAGPKYEYHWADGTNIKKPIKCSAPKYIDYLMTWVQDQLDDETLFPSKIGIQPY from the exons TGGTAGTCGCTCCTCTAAAACGTTTAAACCAAAGAAGAACATACCAGAGGGTTCTCACCAGTATGAGCTCTTAAAGCATGCAGAGGCCACACTGGGCAGTGGAAACCTCCGGATGGCTGTCATGCTTCCTGAGGGGGAAGATCTAAATGAGTGGGTTGCAGTGAACA CTGTAGATTTCTTCAATCAGATCAACATGCTTTATGGAACAATCACAGATTTTTGTACAGAAGAAAGTTGTCCAGTGATGTCAGCTGGCCCAAA ATATGAGTATCATTGGGCAGATGGAACAAACATAAAGAAGCCTATTAAGTGCTCTGCACCAAAGTACATTGATTACCTGATGACTTGGGTTCAGGACCAGTTGGATGATGAGACATTATTTCCATCAAAAATTG GAATTCAACCTTATTGA